The sequence TTGGCGCTTTTCCTATTTGGGCGTGGACCTCGTCCAGAGCCCCGACATGTATGAGTGAGGGACGTTTGTGGCGCGGCCTCGACAGCCAGATGATGACACAACGCCGGGTTAGTGCGCGACACGGAAATAAATCAGATGAGTAGTATCTAGAAGACCATGCTCTCAGCTTGGCCTTTAGCATATTATTCATGCATTCAGCATGCCGAATCATCGGACAAAATCCTGCCCCGGACCATGATAATCACGTGACACACCATCGATGAAGTACCTCGAAAGACACTTTGGGCCCCCTGTCATATGCCGATCTTCTAAGGAAAACGGAAGTCTAATGCTCAAAGATATTCGGAACGATAACGGAGTCGGTCCCTGTCAATACCGTATTGATTGACGTGTGTTCGAGTGATATATTTCAGGGGCTCGTTGGAGCCATTTTTCGCTCTGCTCCGCGACTCATTTCTCCCTTGTGGCTAAGACTCGATCGAGACCAAAAAACACCAAGTGGTGCCGGGTATAGGATACGTCGTGTGCCGAATACCCCGAAAGCTTTCCTTCCTCCGTGCAAGTACCTAATCCGGGGTTACTCTTTCACCTTCAAAGTAGCCGGTAAGGTTCGAGAGAATTTACAAGGCCGAGATTTACTCTCTGTGTCGAGTTATTGAACAGTCAATGCGCTGATCTTCACTTGATCCTGAATTGGTGTGGAGCGTGAATGCAAGACCTAAGGGTTATGGGACTGGAGCAAGAAACAATGGCACAAGAACAATCGATTGGTTCTCGGTTATAGATTTCCAGTGTTGCTCTCGTTTTTCATTGTTAAGAATGGTACAAGGTGTGTCGATGGTAATCCGCAATATGGATGAGTCCAAGTCAGCAGCTGGACGGTAAACTCCGCATCTGCTGGACCCATCCTCGTCTCATCACCCGTTTCTAATTCGACAGAAAGGAGACAGAAAGCGAAGCTAAGATGTGCCGATTCAATCGCCCAAGGAAGGCGAAAACGAGACTTGTGGCGGCGGGAACAGGTGCGTAGATGTTCATGGAGCGAGGGGGAGAGGCGAGAAAGGCGAGAGGAGGTCGACGAAGGAGAAAGCAAAGggcgaagaaaaaaaataagatcGATCAAGAGCCGCCAAAATTTTGGAGGGAAGCTACCACTCTGCTTTTGTGTGGATGAGGTCGTTTCAAGTCGTCATCAGTATGCATCCGAGGCCCTCGAGAGGACCCGAGAATTGAGAGTAATGTACGAAAATGGGGCTGTCGCGAGGACATTTTTATATGTACGAAGCAATGGCAGATGTCCCTATCGCTTCAGAGAGCTGCGTTTCAAGGCCTCCAGCAACTCGGGTCGGTTGGCCAAGGCAGTGGCGGCCTGGGCGTAGCTCACCCACTGTCGTTTCCTTTTGTGCATCTCTGGCCACTCAGACTCCTCTTTATCGACGCTGACCTCGAAGAACTGATACGAGGCCTTGGGCGCTTGTGTGGTCAACAGGCCGGAGGGGCGCATGTCGGGTATTAAGCCAAGATCCCGGAGCACCGTGCAAATGACTCCTGCTTCTTCCCAGGCTTCACGACAAGCCGCTTGCGCCGCGGTGGACTCATCGAGCTCCCACCCTCCCTTGGGGAGCACCCAACCGCCGGGACCGGCCGATTGAATCATGAGGACTTTGGTCTTGTCGGCGGAGAGGGGCACCACGCCGGCCACGAGACGTTCGCCTTTGGAGCCGTAGCCTATGTACGATACCCCAAGGGGAGAGCTCCAGTCAGCCAAGATTCGTTCTTTATCCTTCCCAGCTCGGTCAAGGCCACGCCACGTTGTGCCCCACATGCTGGACTGGAGGACTCACGTTGGTTCTTCCGCCCGACACGGGACTCCATGGACCGATTTTGGGCCATGGTGATAGTCGAACTTCGAGTCGCCAGGGTGTCAAATTTCAATTGAACTCCGGGGAAGGCCGTTTGGTCGCTTCCAGAGAGATTCAAGGATgaggaaagaaggaagaaaagggagagggagaaaaatgatAATGATCAAACGGGAGTcgaatgaagatgatgagaagacaGACGAGGAGAGAGTCGTGATTCAGCAACCACCAAGAAGGGGACAATGTCCACAGTAGACACGGATCTGTCTCGAGCTCCCGCGGAGCCAGGAAGACTTCGtgggagattgaagaagaagagagcttTCCCAATGGAGATCAGCGGGTCACGATTTGGGTTGATCACCTTCTCCTGTCGCGGGCGGTCGGAGTTGGGAaatttttcttccccttggGGCGCGAACGGTCGAGACtgcgggggagaaaaggaaaaaaaaacgtggGCGAAGAATGAAGGGGAAAgccaaaagggaaaaaaaattatcaGAGAGAAGCGGCGAGATCACAGTTCACAACTCTTAGCTGTTTCTATTCATGCCTGTCAAGGCCAGAGAgctggacgaggaaatggTAGCAGGCATGGTCGGCAGGAAAGGAGAATGAAGGAAGTggcggagaaagagggggggggggggaattgaaggagatgaaggtgaGATGACTATGAAGACTACAAAAAAGAGTTGTCTCCGTCCAAGTGGGCATACAGGAGGGGCACGATCCGGCGGCGCAGTCCGGCGCAGAGAAgaagacccaaaaaaaaagaaaaaaaaaaaagaaagaaaagatccTGGATGAACAGATTCGGCCAGGAACCAAATACGCAGTACCGATGGGCTTGATGTGACCATCTGTGACATGAGTCGCGCTGCTGCCAACGACGGGACATCAAGTACAATAAAAGTACAGAGCTAGTCCAGATCAAGTACAGTGCGCTGCCGGTTGTACATGCTGTACACTCCTTCCTGTCTACAAGAGGGAGAATTGTACAGTACAGAATCATACTACAGAGAGACGGCATGGCTGAGTGTAGTTTACCTACGGCTATGACAGTAGTCGAATTGCAAAGAATCTCTCTGTGCGGCTTGCAAtggaatcaaaaaaaaagaatggtgGTAGACAGGGTGATTTGATTTCGATTCCTTTTGGCGGGTTCCTCTGTGCCGGCCGCTCGAGGAGGGGGCATCTACAATATTACAACAGGCCCCGTTGTCGGCCGCCGGATATCGGGAGTGACCCGAATGTCACTCACCTCTCCAACAGGGCCTAGAGATGATCTGTCGATGAAAGTGAGAAGAAACTACATAATTGATGAGGGAATTGGCGCTCTCTGTGAGCTCCCCACGGCTTCTCTCCTGGCGGCTCAACTCTTCACATAACCCAAATTTAAGtttcgtcttcttccctgacCCTGGCCGTATATAGGGTCATGTGATGCCTTGCTGGATATTGATGCGGTATCGTATTTGAGTACTGAAAATAGTGATACTCTCTGTAACATGGTACTGTAATTTACTTTCGGCCGAACTGGATCATGCCGTCACCATGTCAACGGGTGATTTGATGGTGCGATTACTACTGGAGCAGTGTAACTCCCTACCTCGTACATCACCGTCGTTGGACTTTGGTCGTAGCAGCTTCATCAAAAACCCAGCACGACTGTCGAGATGCCGGGTCAAGATCGATCAACTGTGAATTCAATCTTGATCACATGGCGATGTCAACCGTCGACCCGGGTGATGTGTTCACGAAGGTCGTACCCTCGTCCAGGAAGTGGTCCACTACCCTTAccaaatcatccatgagCCAATACAACAGATGCTGTTGATAAATTCCATCAGTTCCCGAGGCCAACGTCCGAGACGAAACAACTCCAACCAGCGTAACAAGTACTCGCCAAACATGACCTCCACAGAATTACCGAAGCCCCCCGCCTTTTGTCACTGGGCTCGGATCAGTCGATACCGTACAAGCCGAGGAGACCGACGATACTGTCACAGCGAACCCAGCCCGAACCCGTCAGTGACCGGTGGACGGTTCTGCCCTAATTCCCAAGCCTCGGGGGGATGAGCCCCGGCCGGTACCGAGCCCTGAACCTGAACGAGAAGAGCCCCAAGCCTCTTCTCGATTAATCCGTGACGATCTCAAACGTGATGTAAGTCCGGTATCTTACAGAAGAGCAGTGGCCGCCAACTTGCGTGGCGTATCATTTTTGGCATAAATATCATGTTACAATTTTGAAAATTGCCATGCTATCACTCTAGTAATTCTACAGTCTATGGTCATACTATCCACTAAATACCCAGGGGCATTGGTCATGAACATGGTCTTGCAGTCATACACTGGCCGACTACGAGAATGATCTATAGGGGATCTAGCTTAGCCGTCGTCGAATGGACCAGGTACAGGGTCCACTACAATGGACAGAGAGACTGATTTGTGTTGAACGTGCGGGATGATCCTCTGTCTCATGAGTTTGCCTCATTCGACTATCCAGCTAGCAGGCCTCTTGGACGGTGGGGAATTTGTACCATTCGGCGATTTCGATTCCTTTCGTATCTGTAGCTCTGTACACGAGAACCCTCAACACTCACGGCACTACCGTGACGGTAGTGATGGGTGACAGGACCGTCTCCGATGTCCCGTGCATTTTCCGGGGACTACATCTGTATAGAATCATCGACTGGCactccctctcctccatcaCAAAGCAAATGCGGGCACCATCCCTTTCAATGAAACTTCGCCCTGAACCGAGCCTGGCTCAGATAGCTAACCCGAAGCGCCATCTGAGTACCATCGAGATTGCTCGTGATGCCctggtagtagtagtagtagtagtagtagtagtagtagtagtagtagtagtagtagtagtagtagtagtagtggGGTGCCGCGTTCTCGATCAAAACAATCACTTGGCAAAGCGTCAATGGTGATGTGATACCGCAGGCGAAGGAGCAACAGCTCGATACACTTTGACTGGATCTGTTTGACCTCTGTTTGACCTCCTTTTACATCTTTCTGCCACCTGCACGCCTGAAATGAGCTGATAAATACGCTATCCTGTAGCAACCCCAAGTAAAGTCCTGTACAAGTACCATCCCTCTTGGTCTCAAGAGTCACGTTTCGGTGTTCTGCCTCGACAttccactttctctcctccacatcctctctttctctctctccctctctctctctctctcgcacGATTCATTTAAAGTACATGTGGATGGAATCAGACACCCTCCACTCCACGGTCGAGACGAGCGAGTCAGTGTCGTTTTGCCTTGTCTCCCCCGCCTGAATCTGCTCCACCCCGGAGCGGcaccccctccttctccccgGCATCGACATCTACAACATCATTTTTCCTTGAAAAATCCCAAACTCCTCCGTGCCCATCTCGCTCATCTCGAACTGATCATCCACGCTCGTCCCCTCCATCCTCGAATcacttcctttctttctctggaTCTACTCTCTTTTTCGCTCTCTTTGATTTGTCACTGGTCTGTGGAGCTTTTCATCTACCTCGCCGGCCATCTTTTTCTGCGCCCGCCGGGACCGCCGCTTCTCGGGAGCCAGTCGTTCAGACTCCACGGATGGAGCCCGTTGACGCCGAACGCGCGCGACAGCTGTCGCTCTTCCGGCCGTTAGGTATGTCCCAAGTGTCCCACTGCGTGACGGCCATAGTGgcccctccctctttctcccccggTTGAATGCCCCTCCAATGCCCATCAGCCACTGAGATCCTCCCCGGCCACCTCGTGGCCTCGCGGCGAGCTCTGCGTGGCtgctctctttccccctttggTAGTCCGCGATGCCCCCATCAGGCCTAAAAGCCGGCAAGAACTGCATCGCCCCGCTGTTGATTGCTCAAGTAATGGGacgaaagggagaagggaaagaaaaaaagatatcttttgtttttcctttttttttttcttttttggctACTCCCTCGAAATTACTAGCAGTAGCAAGGTTACACGAGAGCTAACCAGAACGACCGGATTTCGCCACCATGCTCAATTAGGCTATCAACGGAATTCGTGTGGATATTGCAAATCCAACAATGGGAGTATGTCACACTCTGTTGCCTCCCTTCTGACTGCCGTGAATGGAGCTTCCATCCCCCTCAATGGTGAATTTGAGATTCTGACACATTATGTCATCACGTTCTTGGTATTATCAGGTGTTTCCTACTACGCCAGTTCCTTGGTCGTACGGCCCAACCACTATGAAGAGCTGATCCATCGGGGATGGCGACGGTACGACTATCCGGCCGGTGATCGAGAAGCACAAGTGATTAACCACGTCTGGATCCAGGTCGGGCAAGCTCTACTACAAGCAGAACCTGCAAAGATCATGCTGTCCGCACTACACTATGAGACTCGAGGCCAATGCCTATCAACCTCGCCGGGACCAACGCAAAGCGATCAATCGTTGGAACAAGTTCATCTTGGGCCCAGAGTATCTCCGTAAAGTTGCCCGCCTCTCCCCATGGACGAGAGAGTATGGCCCGTCCCTTGACCTTCTCAAGCTTTGACAGGGTGGTAATGTTGACTGAGCTTTGTAGAGAAAAGCGCCATCGAAAGACCCATTTTGACCTCCAATCGGCGGTCCATGAGTCAGAGTACAACAAAATCAAGCGCCCTATAGATCCAATTACCAACCGTCCACTCGAGCCGGCGCACAAGTTCGAGGTGAACTTGGAAGGCGACTCAGTCTCCCAGGCGAAATTCGACTTGTTTGTAAAGTATCAGACCAAGGTCCACAAAGAAGATGTCTCACGCTGGAAGACCAAGGACTTTGAGGGTTTCCTGTGCTCCGGCATCAAGCGGTCCCCCCAGACCGTCACCAAAGCCAACGCCACCGAAAAGAAGCTAGGATCTTGGCATCAGTGCTATCGTTTGGATGGGAAGCTGATTGCGGTGGCGGTGCTTGACCTGGTTCCCACCGGCGTAAGCTCAGTCTACATCTTGTAAGCGTTCCATACCACGAGGACAAACCTTGCCTTGACTGTTGTCACGATGCTAATTGATGGCTGGCTCAAAGCTATGACCCGGACTTTGAACATTGGGAGTTTGGGAAACTGAGCGCAATGCGGGAGATTGCCTATGCCCAGGCAAACGATTATGCGTATTACTACATGGGTAAGTGTATCCACCTCCATGAGGAGGTCCGATGCTCGGAATGCAGGGCCCTCACTCACGGTGTATATAGGCTTCTATATCCACAACTGCGTAAAGATGCGATACAAGGGCAATTTTCGACCGCAATACATTCTAGGTGAGCCTGGTCCAGACCTCTCCCGGCCTTCGTGTCGGTACTGGTTGATGCGTTACTTGTTTGCACCACCTCCACTGACCCCAACGCTCATCAGATCCCGAGTCATACGAATGGGATCCGCTCGACGGCGCGCTCTCGGACAAGCTTAATTCCCAACCCTATGTCTCCATGTCAAGAGAACGAGCCCCGCAGCAATCTCGTCCTTTTCCAGATCTTGACCCCGATGTGGACGAAACCGAGATTTCCCTCTTCGACCTCAATATGCCGGGGGTCCTGACGCTGGATGAAGTCAAGGCACTGAATTTGAATCAATGGTTACTGCTGTATCATGGATCATTTGTGCAAATGGAGGTAAGGGTGCAGgttccatttttctttcccctcccgaCAACAATGAACTCGTCTCACACCTTGATTTGCAAACAGGATCTCGTCGGCTGGGATCAAATGCCAATGGATAACCCGCAGTCTGTAAAGGGTATTGTTGCCGAACTCGCCGCAGTGCTCGGACCGAAGATCGTCAAGGACAGCGCTGTGGTGCTATTCGATTGAGAAGGCTCCGGTAGAACCCTACACGGCCTTGTCTCAGGTCAAGATTATTCGAGTGCGGTCATTCGATGTAGGCTTGACATTCCACTagagaaaatagaaaatgaaagaaaagaaccgTCGATCTCGCGATTGCATCTCCGAATGATTTTCATGTTCACGTTCAAACCATTGCACTATTCAGGCTACACAGATTCCTCAAAGACAGtaagaaaacaaacaaatCCCTTACTTGAACAAGTCGACTATACGTAGCCTCTTGAAAGAAAGCAACTTAGAAGCAGTGAGTTCAAACCCGGTAGGACAAAGTCGTGCACAACCTACCCAAACACCCTCGTGGCGCCGAGTGTGCCAAACAACCACCCA comes from Penicillium oxalicum strain HP7-1 chromosome I, whole genome shotgun sequence and encodes:
- a CDS encoding Diphosphoinositol polyphosphate phosphohydrolase aps1; translated protein: MAQNRSMESRVGRKNQRYGSKGERLVAGVVPLSADKTKVLMIQSAGPGGWVLPKGGWELDESTAAQAACREAWEEAGVICTVLRDLGLIPDMRPSGLLTTQAPKASYQFFEVSVDKEESEWPEMHKRKRQWVSYAQAATALANRPELLEALKRSSLKR